In Nostoc edaphicum CCNP1411, the sequence TCCTGTGCTGCTAAGGTCGATGGTATCTAGACTATCCAGAATCGCAATGCGATCGCCTAGTTTTTCCGCATGGTCTTTGATATCATCTCTGAGGGCTAAATTTCCTGGTGCAGCGACGATAGTGATTTCATCAATAGCTTCAAAAGCATCTAAAACACCAGCAAGTTGATTTTCTCCAGATATCCAGGTGACATAACAACGAGTTCCACCATTTCTGAAAAAGCCATAAACTGCATGAGCTAAGGTGTTTTGTCCTTGGGTATCGCCACTAGGTGGTAAAAAGTCACCAAAGAATTTCTTAAATTCACTAAAGTTTGTGATTAATTTAATTTCCCCTTCTTGAGCGATGTTGGAGTCGCTGGGAATTACTGTTACAGGTAGTTGAACTTGGTAATATCCAGTAATTTTTTCCCCTGAAGGAATCGCATCTTTAAATTTTACGGTTGCAGATTTGTCTGCATCGCTATTGGTAATAGGGTTTGTATCATCTAAATTAACAGGACTCCCACCAACGAAGAAGCCATAAGTCCCCACTGTGGTAACTAGTGGATAATCTCCTGATAATAGGGAATAATTCTTTTGGTTTCCACCTTTACCTTCACCAATCTCAACTGGACTTGTAGGGCTACCCACAGACTTAATTGAGGTGTTGTTAGTATTAGTTGATGACCAAGCATTGGCTTTAATCGTGCCAATAAAAGCGGCAATACTGGTTCCAACTCCTACAATTGGGGCAGAACCGGAAGCTATTTCTTCAACGTAAACACCTGGAGAAAGATAGGTTGGCATTTCATTAGCTCCTTGATATAAGTAAGAAGGCAAATAGGGAATAGGCAATAGGCAATAGGTATAAGAGTTTTAGCTTAGTTTATTTTTCCTCATATAGTTGATTATTGTGCCTATTTACTTATCCTAAAAAAATTGAGTATTTATTTGGGTTTTAGAGCAAAATTCTGCTCCGCAATTACTTGCCCGCGCTGAATATTTAGTGACTGAGAAACTTGTTGATAACCTGTTGCAGAGACAATCATGGTGATGTTACGCTGACCTGATTTTGGCGATTCTAATCCGATTAAGCGATAATTACCTTGTTGGTCACTAATGGTAATATCTCCACTATCTTGAATCTGTACTTTGGCATTTGTAATCAACTTTTTTGAATCGTCTACATCAGTAATTTTTCCTTTAATTCCCGTGGGTGAAAGCACAATATCTGCCATCGTCGCGGGAATTTTGCCATTGACAGGAGAAGATACTTGAACTTCTTTCCTAGCTTTGTTGTATCGAGTTGGGCTGGTAGGTAACGATGCTTCTAAAAGATATTCCCCAGGGGGTAAATTAGTAAAGTAAAAATAACCATCATTGCTGGTAATTTTGCGGTCAGGTCGCTCAGGCATTTTTTCCCATTGCGAACCAGATTGCAGTGCTTTTAGAGATAAAATAGCCCGGAATTTTTCTGGCATCTCAATAATTGCAACTATTGCACCAGAAATATTCTTTTGCGTTTCTCCTTGCAAAACTTTACCTGCGATCGCTATTTGTTGGTTAACTATAGATAGTTCGAGCATCGCTACTCCTGAAACTAAGAGTTTGGTTGATGAACTCCCACCAGTCCCGCTTCTTCTCCTGCTTCATCCACAGGAACGGAGATGGTGACAGTACAATGCAAGACAACCTTGGGTCTAGTTCCTTCTTTCCCCCCCATTGCTTGCCAGAATTCCCCAAAACTTTGTAAGTTACTGGGACGTAAACTAATTAGTCTTAAAGGAAGTTCTTGTGCTTCCAAGTTATCTGCAATCAAGGGTTCGGGAAGTTTTCGATGTCGCAGCAACACCTTCATCACTGCTCCTAAAAGTTGATGTTCTGTCTGGACATCCTCTTCATTTTGTGGCCAAGCAGTAATTAGATATGAACAATCTACCCTAGCTGGGGGACGTTTTCTAATTGCTCTGCCATTAGTTTGGCGTTCCACTGACCAAGCACTACTGCGTAACTCCAGATTCTCCTGCACATCATAAAGAAATAAATTAATCGCTGGCTTTTGTTTGATTGCTCCTTGATAAGGCGTAACAAAACTGATAAAAACTTCCGTGTCTCCAGAAGGAACATCTGGAGGAAGTTCTCGCTTCAGTAGCAATTCTAAAGTAGTGTCTAGACCATCTAACATAATCTAAACAATGTTTGTTTTATGACACTGCTCATTTTGAAAGCTTATGAAAGAAAATAACTGCTAGTTCAAAATAATACAACCAGTTATTAGCTTTATGAATAAAATATACATGAAAAATTGTCAAGAATATTGTAACTATTAGTAATATTTGCAAAAACTGTAATTTCACAAAAATCTGCTAAAATCGATTGATTCAATTTAAAACAAGGAATTTGACGTTGCAAAATCTTGCTGCAACGGTAATAATTGGGTTGGACATTTCTCAGTGTCATGAAATACCAATGTAATAATTTAGGCTGTTAATACTATATATAATAAATACGCAAAAACTATAAGTTACATAAATACTTAAGTATATTTAAGCAGTATTTTTTATTGCAATCCCTAATCGAATGCCGGAGATTAACTATGTACCGAAAACAAATATTTCAAAAAGTTGCACCCTCACTGCCATCAACGCCAATAAGTAAAGAGATTGCCTCTAGTCCTAGTTATGGATCATTGTCTTCAGTTGTGCAGAGAGTCCAACAAGACCCAAATAGCTTGAGTGGGGATGAGAGACAGGAGTTAGAGAGTGCGATCGGTTCCAGGTCAACGCGAGAGATTTTAGCGGGTAAGCAAACCTCGTGGGTTCCTGAATTTCAAGGTATTTCCGCGCAGCTGTGGGATGATGCTGGGCAGGTGGATGCACCCATCCAAGCGAAGGGAAATAACGATGTTGGAATGTCTGAGGTACAACCAGAAAACAGAACGGGATTACCAGATAACCTGAAAGCCGGGATAGAAAATCTCTCTGGAATGGTGATAGATGATGTGAAGGTTCACTACAATTCCTCTAAACCCGCTGAGTTGCAAGCGTTAGCCTACACACAAGGGACGGATATTTATGTTGCACCAGGACAAGAGCAGCATTTACCTCATGAAGCTTGGCACATCGTCCAGCAGGCGCAGGGCCACGTAAAGCCGACTAGGCAGATGAAAAGTGGGATTTCAATCAATGATGATAAGGGGCTGGAGCATGAAGCAGATGTGATGGGAGCTAAGGCTATGAGCGCCAGCCATAGCTTACCAAGAAGGCAATTGCAACTGCACGCATCGCCGCCAAGCAATGCGCCCATACAAGGTTTCTTTCAGGTTGATTCCAATCGCATTTCAGAAAATATGAATATCGTCTGGGAAGGACAAAAAGATGTCTATGCAACAGCCACTCAATTTACCACATCCAATTTGGTACTCGATATTAAAGGTAGCAAATACTTATTACACCAAGGCGTGGCTAAAAATTACGGCGGCAATACCACTTATTATCGTGTTGAACCACGTTTAAATCCCCGCACAACAACGGCTGAAGAACAAGACTTGCAGCCGACCATGGGGGATGATGACGAAATGCTGAGGTCAAAGCATGAAAGCTATATGCAAGAACTCCGCTGGGTCGAAGAAGATCTGGAAGAGTTCAAAAACGATTTTGCCAATGAAATAAGCCATGATCCCAACTGGCGCAAAAAGTTAAGCAGAAAAGGGATCATCGGTATGCGCCTCAATAATTGGTGTCGTGCTGCACCATATCGGCATGACTTACTGTTTATAGAGCTAGCACAAGTCACGCTTGAATATGAAAATCACGAAAGTCTAGAAACCATGACTAGAGATATAGCTAAGGTTCAAGTCAAATTCCAGGCATTTGTGAATCGTGAAAATGCTTATCCGCGTGCTATCGCGCTCCCCAATGATTGCGCTCAGTGCGTCAGCGAGCTGGTAGGCGGAGAAGCAGCCCGAGAGCGCGGCAACAAAAACCCCGATATTGGCGGCAATTACCATGAAACATTACGCAGTCCTAAAAATAATTCATTGGGATGGAACTTCCACTGGGCTGGCGTGATTATGAAAGATGGCGGTGATAATGTATCACTGGAAAGTGCAGCGGGTATGTCTATGACCAATTATGATCGCCAAACGTGGTGGTTTGCCATGTACGGTACTCAAAAACCAGAGCAAACCTTCAAACACCAGATTCAGGAGTTCCATTACAAACGCAACATTTCCCTCCTCTTGAAGCAACTCCCAAATGGAATCGAAAATTATCGTTTTGGAACAGATTTTGGATTGATTTTAGACATCCAACAAATGAAACAAGCACTAAAAGATTTGAATGGTGATGGATAATCGTAATCTACTATTTCCTTTAAGATACAAGGTTGGGTTGAGGAATGAAACCCAGCAATCACACTTGCACTTACCCCAGTGCAATCGCCTAATTTCTCAACTCAAAAAAGTTCGATTGCACAAAAACTCTGCTCCATTCTCATATATCACCCAAGGAATATCCAGTGGACTCGATAGCCGCAGGAGCGCAGATATTTACCAAACCCATCTCCCAAGCAGTAGAAATTAGTCCTGATTTAAATGGGTTGCAACCTCTGCTGCAACGATTAGATTGGTTAATCAAACAAGAAATTTTCGCTCTGCAAACCCAGGAAAAAGTTGAGGTAAAAGTCGAAGTTTCATGGTTGAAACAAACTGAAATCTCATCAGAGCAATCGTCTATTACAATTCGGTCAGATTCGCTCTTAGTATGGTTGCAAAATACTTTTGGTTTATCTAGCTTTGACTTGGATATACTGGCTATTTCCCTAGCACCAGAATTAGATCGTCACTATGAACGAGTTTATGGCTATCTCCAGGATGATATGAGTAACAAAAGACCTACAGTAGATATGGTCTTAAACTTGCTCTGTTCTAGCGTTCCTGAAAAGCTATCACGACGTAAGCATTTTACTACTAACTCACCCCTAATTAACCACCGTCTGCTCCATCTCTGCCCAGAACCTCATCAGCAGCAATCTACGCTTCTTTCTCATCGTCTAATACTCGACTCCCAAGTGGTGAGGTTGTTATTACATCAACCGGGGTTAGATTCCCGACTCACTTCTTGTTGTCAACTACTAGAACCAACCATATATTTTGATACTTTATATCTCAAGGCAAATGTACAAACAGCACTAGAAGCCTTGTTGATAGAAGATTGGCAGAAACAACAACCCCTACTGCTCTATTTTCAAGGAACTGATCGCACGGGTAAACGCCGCACCGCCCAAATCCTCGCCAAAAGCCTGGATGTTTCCTTGTTAATCGCCGACTTAGCACGGATGGTAGAGGATAAAGTTACCTTTGAGGAAAAACTGCAACTTTTATGGCGAGAAGCCTGGTTTTTTCACCGTTTGCTGTATCTGGATAACCTCGATATTCTCTACCTACCGGAAAATCAAATTCTCTATCAATCCTTCCTCAAAGAACTAGAGAACAATCGGGGTATAACCATCCTCGCAGGGGTGCAAAATTGGATACCCACAGCTATGGGTGCAACCGGGTTAATTACAGTTCCCTTTACAATTCCTGAGTCTAGTCAACGCAGACAATGTTGGCAAACTCACCTAAAAGCAGCACAGATAACTGTTGAGGATCGAGAGTTAGATGTATTGAGCGATCGCTTTCTGCTAACCCCAGACCAAATTGCCGATGCTGTCGCTACTGCCTATAATACCGCCCGTTGGCAACAAATTGACTCAACTAAAGAAAAATCACTACCCTCATTTTTAAACTTATGTAGTGCAGCTCGCGCTCAATCAGGTCACGATTTAGCTAGCCTCGCCTGTAAAATCGAACCAAAATATACCTGGGATGATATTGTATTACACCCCAACCAAATCACACAACTACAAGATATTTGCAAAGAAGCAGAATACCGAGATTTAGTACATCAAAAATGGGGTTTTGCAGATAAACTATCTTTAGGAAAAGGTCTAAATGTTCTGTTTTCTGGTTCTTCCGGTACAGGTAAAACAATGGCAGCAGAGGTGATTGCCCATCAACTGCAACTAGACCTTTATAAAATTGATTTGTCTCAAATAGTTAGTAAATACATCGGCGAGACAGAAAAAAATCTCAATCGCATTTTTACTGCTGCAACCAATTCTAATGCCATTCTTTTTTTCGATGAAGCTGATGCCTTGTTTGGCAAACGTTCTGAGGTGCAAGATGCCCGCGATCGCTACGCCAATATCGAAGTAGGTTATCTGTTGCAAAAAATGGAAGAGTATGAAGGTATTGCAATTTTAACTACAAATCTTCGTAGCAATATTGACGAAGCTTTTGAGCGGCGACTCCGATTTATTATTGAGTTTACCTTACCAGATACAAAGAATCGTCACCTAATTTGGCAGAGAATTTTCCCAAAAAATGCCCCCTGTAGCCACAATCTTGATTTAGAATTATTGGCACAAAATTTTGAGATTACGGGGGCTAATATTCGCTATATTGCGCTGACAGCAGCTTTTCTAGCAGCAGATGATGGGGGAGTAATTGAGATGGTACATTTAATTCGAGCGCTGCGTCGAGAGTATCAGAAAATGGGACAAATTATCAGGGATAAGGATTTAGGTCAATATGTAGATTTGCGTTGATTCTTCTATGTAAAGAAAAACCTGTAGGGAAAACACACTAACTAAAGCATATATATGTACTTTAGTCAATAAACTTTACCTTTCTTTCGTCCTTTATCCAAGAGTGCTGACAACCTAAAATTTTGTTTCAAACTGCTATAGTCCGATTGGGAAATCGGGGTTTTATGTCATGATGGCATACTAGAATATATATGCCTTTCTTAACTACAGGGAATCTCACATGGCTCTCCGTCTAGGTGACACAGTACCCAACTTTACGCAAGCCTCAACACACGGCGACATCGATTTTTACCAATGGGCAGGTGACAGCTGGGTTGTGCTGTTCTCTCACCCTGCTGATTTTACACCTGTTTGTACAACAGAACTTGGCACAGTTGCCAAGCTCAAACCAGAATTTGACAAGCGCAATGTCAAAGCGATCGCACTCAGCGTTGATGACGTAGAATCTCACAAAGGCTGGGTGGGAGACATTGAAGAAACTCAAAGCACCACTCTTAACTACCCGATTTTGGCAGATGCAGATCGCAAGGTTGCCGATCTGTACGACATGATCCACCCCAATGCTAATGCGGCTGTGACGGTGCGATCGGTTTTTGTGATTGACCCCAATAAAAAACTCCGTCTCTCTTTCACCTATCCTCCCAGTACAGGACGTAACTTTGATGAACTTTTGCGGGTAATTGATTCTCTGCAATTGACTGATAATTACAGCGTGGCGACACCAGCTGACTGGAAAGATGGAGAGGATGTTGTAATTGTCCCCTCACTAAAAGATCCAGAAGTACTCAAAGAGAAATTCCCTAAAGGTTACGAGGAAATCAAACCCTATCTGCGGATGACTCCTCAGCCTAACAAGTAAATCTGAGAATAATTTTTGATAAAAAAGCAAGGACGTAAAGTTATAACTTGGCGTCTTTGCTTTTTTGCGTGAGAATACAATATTCCTTGTTTTACCGCAAGTCTGAGAAAGTTTTAAACCGTGCTAATCGCAAAAAGTCCAAGAAGTTCAGCACAGCAAGGAAGAAAGCCAAACTTCGACAATCTAAAAATTACCACAAAGCTAGAAATAGGTATGCCCGTAAGCATTTAAAAGTAAGTAGGCAACGAAAAGAGTATTGCATCTTATTAGCATACTCCGTCATCCAATCTAATGAATTGGATAACGGGCTGGAATCCCTAGTGTGCTTTGGATACGATTGGCAAAACTCTGCAATAGGTCAACTGATACATATTTGAGCGATCGCCCTAAATCAGAGTTTTCCGGGAGATGATTACCTCTTGCCTCCAAAGTATGGGTTAGAGGTTTAGGACGGGTTGGCGTATTTAGCTGAATTTCATCTGGGCATAACATCTGCATCTGAGAAATGTATGTTTCTTGTTCTCGATCATTCCATTCGGTTAGTAGCATGGTTTGAATCGCTAGTCGTCCGGTATACATCCGGCGAAATTCTAATATCCCTGCCCAAAGGTGCATCAGGTCGAGATCGGATAGCGATCGGTTGACGAGATGGAACTGTCGAATACTGACAGCATCAAGTTTGACAGCGACCAGATCGGCGATCGCCAATGCTTCTCTAACCGACGCATTGAGAAGCAAACTTCCATTTGTCAATACCGCTATAGTCTTGTTTGTAAAGGCTTTAGCAGTTATTAAAATCTCTGCTAAATTTAATGCCAGTGTAGGTTCTCCGCTACCGCTTAACGTGACACAATCGATATCAGATGGCCTAAAGTATTGTAATTCTTGATGAATTTTTTGGGTAGGGACAAAGATCCGTCGATGAAGGCTTTGATGCTCAATTTTACCCAGTTGACAATATACACAGTTAAATGAACAGGTAGATACTGAACCAATTGGATCGATCCCTAGCGATCGCCCAAATCGCCAAGACTGAACGGGGCCATAAACTGCCTTGAATGGGGTTGATGTGGCAACAATGGTATCTAACTGCTGTTGTGATATCTGATTATTCATAAATTTATACTCTTCCGATAATCTGAGAACGATTTGATAAATGGTTTAGCCATTGCCATCCTGCCCATCCAGCATTTCTCGCTCCCCTCGGCGCAAACCACAGCAAAAATCCTGTGAATGCTGCCAAACTCCAACTAATCAGTAAGGCGATGGCAATCACTGCTCGAACATAAGCTTTGGGATTAACTGGATGTCTGGGCTTCATCTTGTTGAAACCTCCGGTAAAGTAGAGGATTGATTTTCTTCATCCTTTGACCTGAATCAGTTGTGGGCTGGGAACAATCGGTTCAACCAGAGGCAGGCCGATCGCCCGAAAAGCCCAACGCTCAAACCAGGGAATCGTCCACCCCAGGCGCATTTTCGTCAGAAAATATTTCTCGAATCCTGTTTTCATCCAAGACACCCAGATGCCATTAAGGGTTAAAGCACGGTGGCGATGTCCTGTCTCATCCGGGAGAAGTGGATCGGCTAAAAACAGCGCTCCAGTATCGCCAAAATTAGCGAAGCAAACGGCCTGTAGAGTTGGTTTGATCTGATATCCAGAAATAACCCCTAATTCCAGGGCAATATTATGGGCAACAGCAAGGGCCATTTCTTCAGACATCAGCCCCACCTTGGGAGCGTCCGTAGGGATGGGGGTTTGCTCTATTGCTTTGAGTTGGGTGATCACTCCTACGGCGTAAATCGACTCAAAGTCAGGGTGACGATAGGTAGGCAATACAGGTATAAACCCCTTGGCATCAGTTAGCCCCGGTGCTTCACGCAGGAAGCGTGGGCCGCGAAACGGCGGCAAAACCATCACAAATTTAGC encodes:
- a CDS encoding phage tail sheath family protein: MPTYLSPGVYVEEIASGSAPIVGVGTSIAAFIGTIKANAWSSTNTNNTSIKSVGSPTSPVEIGEGKGGNQKNYSLLSGDYPLVTTVGTYGFFVGGSPVNLDDTNPITNSDADKSATVKFKDAIPSGEKITGYYQVQLPVTVIPSDSNIAQEGEIKLITNFSEFKKFFGDFLPPSGDTQGQNTLAHAVYGFFRNGGTRCYVTWISGENQLAGVLDAFEAIDEITIVAAPGNLALRDDIKDHAEKLGDRIAILDSLDTIDLSSTGVVNTLKPFNSAYAALYFPWIQVFDPASNSNIYVPPSGHIAGIYARVDGQRGVHKAPANETILGALDLKYNLSKAKQDGLNPDGINVIRKLNGNIRVWGARTLGGDANTEFKYVNIRRHFSYLRDSIDKGTQWTVFEPNTPELWAKIRRNISAFLLIEWRKGALFGTTPQEAFYVKCDAETNPPEVRDLGQVVTEIGLAVVKPAEFVIFRLSQWTGTGT
- a CDS encoding carboxypeptidase regulatory-like domain-containing protein, which gives rise to MLELSIVNQQIAIAGKVLQGETQKNISGAIVAIIEMPEKFRAILSLKALQSGSQWEKMPERPDRKITSNDGYFYFTNLPPGEYLLEASLPTSPTRYNKARKEVQVSSPVNGKIPATMADIVLSPTGIKGKITDVDDSKKLITNAKVQIQDSGDITISDQQGNYRLIGLESPKSGQRNITMIVSATGYQQVSQSLNIQRGQVIAEQNFALKPK
- a CDS encoding DUF4255 domain-containing protein; the protein is MLDGLDTTLELLLKRELPPDVPSGDTEVFISFVTPYQGAIKQKPAINLFLYDVQENLELRSSAWSVERQTNGRAIRKRPPARVDCSYLITAWPQNEEDVQTEHQLLGAVMKVLLRHRKLPEPLIADNLEAQELPLRLISLRPSNLQSFGEFWQAMGGKEGTRPKVVLHCTVTISVPVDEAGEEAGLVGVHQPNS
- a CDS encoding DUF4157 domain-containing protein; translated protein: MYRKQIFQKVAPSLPSTPISKEIASSPSYGSLSSVVQRVQQDPNSLSGDERQELESAIGSRSTREILAGKQTSWVPEFQGISAQLWDDAGQVDAPIQAKGNNDVGMSEVQPENRTGLPDNLKAGIENLSGMVIDDVKVHYNSSKPAELQALAYTQGTDIYVAPGQEQHLPHEAWHIVQQAQGHVKPTRQMKSGISINDDKGLEHEADVMGAKAMSASHSLPRRQLQLHASPPSNAPIQGFFQVDSNRISENMNIVWEGQKDVYATATQFTTSNLVLDIKGSKYLLHQGVAKNYGGNTTYYRVEPRLNPRTTTAEEQDLQPTMGDDDEMLRSKHESYMQELRWVEEDLEEFKNDFANEISHDPNWRKKLSRKGIIGMRLNNWCRAAPYRHDLLFIELAQVTLEYENHESLETMTRDIAKVQVKFQAFVNRENAYPRAIALPNDCAQCVSELVGGEAARERGNKNPDIGGNYHETLRSPKNNSLGWNFHWAGVIMKDGGDNVSLESAAGMSMTNYDRQTWWFAMYGTQKPEQTFKHQIQEFHYKRNISLLLKQLPNGIENYRFGTDFGLILDIQQMKQALKDLNGDG
- a CDS encoding AAA family ATPase translates to MDSIAAGAQIFTKPISQAVEISPDLNGLQPLLQRLDWLIKQEIFALQTQEKVEVKVEVSWLKQTEISSEQSSITIRSDSLLVWLQNTFGLSSFDLDILAISLAPELDRHYERVYGYLQDDMSNKRPTVDMVLNLLCSSVPEKLSRRKHFTTNSPLINHRLLHLCPEPHQQQSTLLSHRLILDSQVVRLLLHQPGLDSRLTSCCQLLEPTIYFDTLYLKANVQTALEALLIEDWQKQQPLLLYFQGTDRTGKRRTAQILAKSLDVSLLIADLARMVEDKVTFEEKLQLLWREAWFFHRLLYLDNLDILYLPENQILYQSFLKELENNRGITILAGVQNWIPTAMGATGLITVPFTIPESSQRRQCWQTHLKAAQITVEDRELDVLSDRFLLTPDQIADAVATAYNTARWQQIDSTKEKSLPSFLNLCSAARAQSGHDLASLACKIEPKYTWDDIVLHPNQITQLQDICKEAEYRDLVHQKWGFADKLSLGKGLNVLFSGSSGTGKTMAAEVIAHQLQLDLYKIDLSQIVSKYIGETEKNLNRIFTAATNSNAILFFDEADALFGKRSEVQDARDRYANIEVGYLLQKMEEYEGIAILTTNLRSNIDEAFERRLRFIIEFTLPDTKNRHLIWQRIFPKNAPCSHNLDLELLAQNFEITGANIRYIALTAAFLAADDGGVIEMVHLIRALRREYQKMGQIIRDKDLGQYVDLR
- a CDS encoding peroxiredoxin, which encodes MALRLGDTVPNFTQASTHGDIDFYQWAGDSWVVLFSHPADFTPVCTTELGTVAKLKPEFDKRNVKAIALSVDDVESHKGWVGDIEETQSTTLNYPILADADRKVADLYDMIHPNANAAVTVRSVFVIDPNKKLRLSFTYPPSTGRNFDELLRVIDSLQLTDNYSVATPADWKDGEDVVIVPSLKDPEVLKEKFPKGYEEIKPYLRMTPQPNK
- a CDS encoding radical SAM protein, translating into MNNQISQQQLDTIVATSTPFKAVYGPVQSWRFGRSLGIDPIGSVSTCSFNCVYCQLGKIEHQSLHRRIFVPTQKIHQELQYFRPSDIDCVTLSGSGEPTLALNLAEILITAKAFTNKTIAVLTNGSLLLNASVREALAIADLVAVKLDAVSIRQFHLVNRSLSDLDLMHLWAGILEFRRMYTGRLAIQTMLLTEWNDREQETYISQMQMLCPDEIQLNTPTRPKPLTHTLEARGNHLPENSDLGRSLKYVSVDLLQSFANRIQSTLGIPARYPIH